Proteins encoded together in one Catellatospora citrea window:
- the manA gene encoding mannose-6-phosphate isomerase, class I has translation MRRLHNRIRPYAWGSREVIARVQGRPVPSEGPEAELWIGAHPDCSSLVDDVPLVDVIASAPGDLLGADALDRFGVRLPYLLKLLAAERALSLQAHPDARQAADGYAAEDAAGVPRGAAHRSYVDANHKPELLVAYTEFEALCGFRPAAESAELLDALGVMALKSVVGALAVGDLREAVRALLSWPAATRADLVDQAVAASGNLPDGPAGGGPRGLVRLLAHDYPGDVGVLVALLLNHVVLAPGQGIWMPAGNLHGYLRGAGVEIMAASDNVLRGGLTPKHVNVPELLRVLRFEPLPDPVRDPEPVAPGVDTWSVPVDDFRLHRIRLAGGEAALDPVGPRTALCLAGSVSVGDASGAALLGGGEAAFGAADGGKMIFSGTGEVYLASL, from the coding sequence GTGCGCCGACTCCACAACCGTATCCGGCCCTATGCGTGGGGCTCGCGCGAGGTGATCGCGCGGGTGCAGGGCCGGCCGGTGCCCAGCGAAGGCCCGGAGGCCGAGCTGTGGATCGGCGCCCATCCCGACTGCTCCTCGCTGGTGGACGATGTGCCACTGGTCGACGTGATCGCGTCGGCGCCGGGCGACCTGCTCGGCGCCGACGCGCTCGACCGGTTCGGGGTACGCCTGCCGTACCTGCTCAAGCTGCTGGCGGCCGAGCGCGCGCTGTCGCTGCAGGCCCATCCCGACGCGCGGCAGGCGGCCGACGGCTACGCGGCCGAGGACGCCGCGGGCGTGCCGCGCGGGGCCGCCCACCGCAGCTACGTCGACGCCAACCACAAGCCCGAGCTGCTGGTGGCGTACACCGAGTTCGAGGCGCTCTGCGGGTTCCGGCCGGCGGCCGAGTCGGCGGAGCTGCTCGACGCGCTCGGCGTCATGGCGCTCAAGTCGGTCGTCGGCGCGCTGGCGGTGGGTGACCTGCGGGAGGCCGTTCGCGCGCTGCTCAGCTGGCCCGCGGCCACCCGGGCGGACCTGGTCGACCAGGCGGTGGCGGCATCCGGGAACCTGCCGGACGGCCCGGCCGGCGGCGGGCCGCGGGGCCTGGTGCGGCTGTTGGCGCACGACTACCCCGGCGACGTCGGCGTGCTGGTCGCGCTGCTGCTCAACCACGTGGTGCTGGCCCCGGGCCAGGGCATCTGGATGCCCGCGGGCAACCTGCACGGCTACCTGCGCGGGGCCGGCGTAGAGATCATGGCGGCCAGCGACAACGTGCTGCGCGGCGGGCTGACCCCCAAGCACGTGAACGTCCCGGAGCTGCTGCGGGTGCTGCGCTTCGAACCGCTGCCCGACCCGGTGCGCGACCCGGAGCCGGTGGCGCCGGGCGTGGACACCTGGTCCGTGCCGGTGGACGACTTCCGGCTGCACCGCATCCGGCTGGCCGGCGGCGAGGCGGCGCTGGACCCGGTGGGCCCGCGCACCGCGCTGTGCCTGGCGGGGTCGGTGAGCGTCGGCGACGCCTCGGGTGCCGCCCTGCTCGGCGGCGGCGAGGCCGCGTTCGGCGCCGCGGACGGCGGAAAGATGATCTTCTCGGGCACCGGAGAGGTGTATCTCGCGTCGCTGTGA
- a CDS encoding cation diffusion facilitator family transporter has protein sequence MSAGGGTRAIVAALLANLGIAVTKFIAWALSGSSSMLAEAIHSVADSGNQILLLFGGRRAQREATPLHPFGFGRERYIYAFIVSIVLFSVGGLFALYEAWHKFQHPTPITAWKWLPVTVLLVAIVLESFSFRTAIVESNAVRGKASWKEFIRRAKAPELPVILLEDLGALVGLVFALIGVSMTLITGSGYWDAAGTLMIGLLLVVIAVVLALETKSLLLGESATDEHVKAIAAAIANGPEVERVIHMRTMHLGPEELLVAAKIAVRHDETADEVAKGIDAAEARIREAVPIAKVIYLEPDIYYQKG, from the coding sequence GTGAGCGCGGGAGGCGGCACCAGGGCGATCGTCGCGGCGCTGCTGGCCAACCTGGGCATCGCGGTGACGAAGTTCATCGCGTGGGCCCTGTCCGGCTCGTCGTCGATGCTGGCCGAGGCGATCCACTCGGTCGCCGACTCGGGCAACCAGATCCTGCTGCTGTTCGGCGGCCGCCGGGCCCAGCGGGAGGCGACGCCGCTGCACCCGTTCGGCTTCGGCCGGGAGCGGTACATCTACGCGTTCATCGTGTCGATCGTCCTGTTCAGCGTGGGTGGCCTGTTCGCCCTGTACGAGGCGTGGCACAAGTTCCAGCACCCGACGCCGATCACCGCGTGGAAGTGGCTGCCGGTGACGGTGCTGCTGGTTGCGATCGTCCTGGAGTCCTTCTCCTTCCGCACCGCGATCGTCGAGTCGAACGCGGTGCGCGGCAAGGCGAGCTGGAAGGAGTTCATCCGGCGGGCCAAGGCCCCGGAGCTTCCGGTGATCCTGCTGGAGGACCTGGGCGCGCTGGTGGGCCTGGTCTTCGCGTTGATCGGCGTGAGCATGACGCTGATCACGGGCAGCGGCTACTGGGACGCCGCGGGCACCCTGATGATCGGCCTGTTGCTGGTGGTCATCGCGGTGGTGCTGGCGCTGGAGACGAAGAGCCTGCTGCTCGGCGAGTCGGCGACCGACGAGCACGTCAAGGCGATCGCCGCCGCCATCGCGAACGGGCCCGAGGTGGAGCGTGTGATCCACATGCGCACCATGCACCTTGGCCCGGAGGAGCTGCTGGTAGCCGCTAAGATCGCAGTCCGGCATGACGAGACCGCGGACGAGGTGGCCAAGGGCATCGACGCCGCCGAGGCACGGATCCGCGAGGCCGTGCCCATCGCCAAGGTCATCTACCTCGAGCCGGACATCTATTACCAGAAGGGCTGA
- a CDS encoding SIS domain-containing protein — translation MGSPIDGAAGVRGNRFFDEALLDNAPALAARDPGGMLRAIASAGAQVREATTLTAETDLSHLADEGRPRAVVVVGAGTAARTGDILATIAGPRCLVPVLTHRSVEVPGWIGAADVVFAVSASGRSPEALAVAEAAGRRGARLVGIGAPGSPLQSVAERYRAPFIPVPRRGAARANLWGLTVPVLLAARALGLVKVNEADLAETAVRLDQDADRCRPTAETFVNRAKSLALNLAGSVPVIWGDSPLAAVAAVRYGDMLSANARYPVVTDALGEAGRGRVGLLDGVFGALAALERDIFADPELDDVTADPPRLKVVLLCDGGLADENSAAQTTDRRAEVVQDIAARRGIEVDVLTAEGGSALERFASLVAATDFASVYLGLGHGLDPMAVPAVTELKEQLRK, via the coding sequence ATGGGCAGCCCGATCGACGGCGCCGCGGGTGTGCGCGGCAACCGCTTCTTCGACGAGGCGCTGCTGGACAACGCTCCGGCGCTGGCCGCGCGGGATCCCGGAGGCATGCTCCGGGCCATCGCGTCGGCCGGCGCGCAGGTGCGGGAGGCCACCACGCTGACGGCCGAGACCGACCTGAGCCACCTCGCCGACGAGGGCCGGCCGCGGGCGGTCGTCGTGGTCGGCGCGGGCACGGCCGCGCGCACCGGTGACATCCTGGCGACCATCGCGGGGCCGCGCTGCCTCGTGCCGGTGCTGACCCACCGCAGCGTGGAGGTGCCGGGCTGGATCGGCGCGGCCGACGTGGTGTTCGCCGTGTCGGCGTCGGGCCGCTCGCCGGAGGCGCTGGCCGTGGCCGAGGCGGCGGGCCGCCGCGGTGCGCGGCTGGTGGGCATCGGCGCGCCGGGTTCGCCGCTGCAGTCGGTGGCCGAGCGCTACCGCGCCCCGTTCATCCCGGTGCCGCGCCGCGGTGCGGCGCGGGCGAACCTGTGGGGCCTGACGGTGCCGGTGCTGCTGGCCGCCCGCGCGCTGGGCCTGGTCAAGGTCAACGAAGCCGACCTGGCCGAGACGGCGGTGCGCCTGGACCAGGACGCCGACCGCTGCCGGCCCACCGCCGAGACGTTCGTCAACCGCGCCAAGTCACTGGCTTTGAACCTGGCCGGCTCGGTCCCGGTCATCTGGGGCGACTCGCCGCTGGCCGCGGTGGCCGCGGTGCGCTACGGCGACATGCTCTCCGCGAACGCCCGCTACCCGGTCGTCACCGACGCGCTCGGCGAGGCCGGCCGCGGCCGGGTGGGCCTGCTCGACGGCGTGTTCGGCGCCCTCGCCGCGCTGGAGCGGGACATCTTCGCTGATCCCGAGCTTGACGACGTGACGGCCGACCCCCCTCGTCTGAAGGTGGTGCTGCTGTGCGACGGTGGGCTCGCCGACGAGAACAGTGCGGCGCAGACGACGGACCGGCGAGCCGAGGTGGTGCAGGACATCGCGGCGAGGCGCGGGATCGAGGTGGACGTGCTCACCGCCGAAGGCGGATCGGCGCTGGAGCGGTTCGCCTCACTGGTCGCGGCGACTGACTTCGCCTCGGTCTACCTCGGCCTCGGGCATGGCCTGGATCCGATGGCGGTGCCGGCCGTCACGGAGCTGAAGGAGCAGTTGCGCAAGTGA
- a CDS encoding Trm112 family protein — protein MSLAPQLLEVLACPAEDHAPLTHDPEAQTLTCTSCSRVYPVRDGLPVLLLDEVLTAPAGE, from the coding sequence GTGTCGCTTGCCCCGCAACTGCTCGAAGTCCTCGCCTGCCCGGCCGAGGACCATGCGCCGCTGACCCACGACCCCGAGGCGCAGACGCTGACCTGCACCTCCTGCAGCCGGGTCTACCCGGTGCGGGACGGGCTGCCGGTGCTGCTGCTCGACGAGGTGCTCACCGCCCCGGCGGGTGAGTGA
- a CDS encoding phosphomannomutase/phosphoglucomutase produces MSDLSQIVKAYDVRGTVPDQLNEPVAGALGRAFAQTLRALGEDRGTVVVAHDMRDSGPSLVKAFTDGVRAEGINVINAGLGSTDLLYYASGILGLPGAMFTASHNPAQYNGIKLCFAGAKPVGQASGLAAIRERAQELLDTRAEMPAPAGDIETREMLADYAAHLRTLVDLSGIRPLKVVVDAGNGMGGYTVPAVLGDAVLPALPLDIVPLYFELDGSFPNHEANPLEPANLVDLQAAVRAHGADLGLAFDGDADRCFVVDADGAPVSPSAVTALVATRELAKHPGATIIHNLITSAAVPEIVREHGGTPVRTRVGHSFIKAEMATTGAVFGGEHSAHYYFRDFWGADTGMLAAMHVLAALGEQDGPLSVLGAQYERYTASGEINSVVADQTAKLAQVRAHFSGEQQDELDGLTVAFGDGSWVNLRASNTEPLLRLNVEAPTPERMSELRDEVLKLVRG; encoded by the coding sequence GTGTCTGACCTGTCCCAGATCGTCAAGGCGTACGACGTTCGCGGCACCGTGCCGGACCAGCTGAACGAGCCGGTCGCCGGCGCGCTGGGCCGGGCGTTCGCGCAGACGCTGCGGGCGCTGGGGGAGGACCGGGGCACCGTCGTGGTCGCGCACGACATGCGCGACTCCGGGCCGTCGCTGGTCAAGGCCTTCACCGACGGCGTACGCGCCGAGGGCATCAACGTGATCAACGCGGGCCTCGGCTCGACCGACCTGCTGTACTACGCGTCCGGCATCCTCGGCCTGCCCGGTGCGATGTTCACCGCCAGCCACAACCCGGCCCAGTACAACGGCATCAAGCTCTGCTTCGCCGGGGCCAAGCCGGTGGGACAGGCCAGCGGGCTGGCCGCGATCCGCGAGCGGGCGCAGGAGCTGCTGGACACCCGCGCCGAGATGCCGGCCCCGGCGGGCGACATCGAGACCCGCGAGATGCTGGCCGACTACGCGGCGCACCTGCGCACGCTGGTGGACCTGAGCGGGATCCGGCCGCTGAAGGTGGTCGTCGACGCCGGCAACGGCATGGGCGGGTACACCGTCCCGGCCGTGCTCGGCGACGCGGTGCTGCCGGCGCTGCCGCTGGACATCGTGCCGCTGTACTTCGAGCTGGACGGCTCGTTCCCGAACCACGAGGCCAACCCGCTGGAGCCGGCGAACCTGGTGGACCTGCAGGCCGCGGTCCGCGCGCACGGGGCCGACCTGGGCCTGGCCTTCGACGGCGACGCCGACCGCTGCTTCGTGGTCGACGCCGACGGCGCGCCGGTGTCCCCGTCCGCGGTGACCGCGCTGGTCGCGACCCGCGAGCTGGCCAAGCACCCCGGGGCGACGATCATCCACAACCTGATCACCTCGGCGGCGGTGCCGGAGATCGTGCGCGAGCACGGCGGCACCCCGGTGCGCACCCGGGTGGGCCACTCCTTCATCAAGGCGGAGATGGCGACCACGGGCGCGGTCTTCGGCGGCGAGCACTCGGCGCACTACTACTTCCGCGACTTCTGGGGCGCCGACACCGGCATGCTGGCCGCGATGCACGTGCTGGCGGCGCTGGGCGAGCAGGACGGCCCGCTGTCGGTGCTGGGCGCGCAGTACGAGCGGTACACGGCCTCCGGCGAGATCAACTCGGTGGTGGCGGACCAGACCGCGAAGCTGGCGCAGGTGCGGGCGCACTTCTCCGGCGAGCAGCAGGACGAGCTGGACGGCCTGACCGTGGCCTTCGGTGACGGCAGCTGGGTGAACCTGCGCGCCTCCAACACCGAGCCGCTGCTGCGGCTCAACGTCGAGGCCCCGACGCCGGAGCGGATGTCGGAGCTGCGCGACGAGGTGCTGAAGCTGGTCCGTGGGTAG
- a CDS encoding dTDP-4-dehydrorhamnose 3,5-epimerase family protein, protein MKINPLSIEGAWEIVPVQHGDPRGAFMEWYRFDRLTEAVGHPLRLAQANLSTSTRGVVRGIHFAQVPPGQAKYVTCVRGAILDVVVDLRVGSPTFGSHEVVRLDDVDRKAVYLAEGLGHGFCALEDEVTVSYLCSEVYHPAREFAVHPLDPELAIGWPQGVPLLSTRDAAAPSLAEARAAGLLPTYRDYRDFVAGLKIA, encoded by the coding sequence ATGAAGATCAACCCTTTGTCGATCGAGGGCGCCTGGGAGATCGTCCCGGTGCAGCACGGCGATCCGCGCGGCGCCTTCATGGAGTGGTACCGGTTCGACCGGCTGACCGAGGCGGTCGGTCACCCCCTCCGCCTGGCGCAGGCGAACCTGTCGACCTCGACCCGCGGCGTCGTGCGCGGGATCCACTTCGCACAGGTGCCCCCGGGCCAGGCGAAGTACGTGACGTGCGTGCGCGGCGCGATCCTGGACGTCGTCGTGGATCTGCGGGTGGGCTCGCCGACGTTCGGCAGCCACGAGGTCGTCCGGCTCGACGACGTCGACCGCAAGGCCGTCTACCTCGCCGAGGGCCTCGGCCACGGCTTCTGCGCCCTCGAGGACGAGGTGACCGTGAGCTACCTGTGCTCGGAGGTCTACCACCCGGCACGTGAGTTCGCCGTGCACCCGCTGGACCCGGAGCTGGCCATCGGCTGGCCGCAGGGCGTCCCGCTGCTGTCGACGCGGGACGCGGCGGCCCCCTCGCTGGCCGAGGCACGCGCCGCCGGCCTGCTGCCCACGTACCGGGACTACCGGGACTTCGTCGCCGGTCTCAAGATCGCCTGA
- the rfbA gene encoding glucose-1-phosphate thymidylyltransferase RfbA produces MRGILLAGGTGSRLWPITKAVSKQLMPVFDKPMIYYPLSTLIMAGIREVLVITTVADAGQFQGLLGDGSQWGMTIKYATQPRPEGIAQAFLIGADFIGDESVALVLGDNIFHGVGLGRQLAAHQAVQGGRIFAYQVANPRDYGVVEFAADGRVLSIEEKPHAPKSSYAVPGLYFYDNRVVGIARDLTPSDRGELEITAVNESYLKDGELSVTVLERGTAWLDTGTFGSLMQAGEFVRVIEERQNLKIGCVEEVVWRAGFITAEQLHQLAIPLLKSGYGQYLLDVLAHHGQEPTPR; encoded by the coding sequence ATGCGCGGCATCCTTCTCGCCGGTGGCACGGGTTCTCGCCTGTGGCCGATCACCAAGGCCGTATCAAAGCAGCTCATGCCGGTCTTCGACAAGCCGATGATCTACTATCCGCTCTCCACGCTCATCATGGCGGGCATCCGGGAAGTCCTGGTCATCACGACTGTGGCGGATGCCGGACAGTTCCAGGGGCTTCTCGGCGACGGGTCGCAATGGGGCATGACTATCAAATACGCGACACAGCCCCGGCCGGAAGGCATTGCACAGGCATTCCTCATCGGAGCTGATTTCATCGGCGACGAATCCGTGGCCCTGGTGCTGGGCGACAACATCTTCCACGGCGTCGGTCTCGGCCGCCAGCTGGCCGCGCATCAGGCCGTCCAGGGCGGCCGGATCTTCGCCTACCAGGTGGCCAACCCCCGGGACTACGGGGTGGTGGAGTTCGCCGCCGACGGCCGGGTGCTGTCGATCGAGGAGAAGCCGCACGCGCCCAAGTCCTCGTACGCCGTGCCGGGCCTGTACTTCTACGACAACCGCGTGGTCGGCATCGCCCGGGACCTCACCCCCAGCGACCGGGGCGAGCTGGAGATCACCGCGGTGAACGAGTCGTACCTCAAGGACGGCGAGCTGTCGGTGACGGTGCTCGAGCGCGGCACGGCCTGGCTGGACACCGGCACGTTCGGTTCGCTGATGCAGGCCGGCGAGTTCGTGCGGGTCATCGAGGAACGGCAGAACCTCAAGATCGGCTGTGTCGAGGAGGTGGTGTGGCGCGCCGGCTTCATCACCGCCGAGCAACTGCACCAGCTGGCCATCCCGCTGCTGAAGAGCGGGTACGGCCAGTACCTGTTGGACGTGCTCGCGCACCACGGTCAGGAGCCGACCCCGCGATGA
- the rfbB gene encoding dTDP-glucose 4,6-dehydratase, whose protein sequence is MKLLVTGGAGFIGSEYIRNLLGDAYGTGGVEVTVLDKLTYSGNMANLAPVADDPRLTFVHGDICDADLVNGLMPGHDAVVHFAAETHVDRALHGPAQFVQTNVVGTQVLLDAARNSGVGRFLHVSTDEVYGSIDEGSWTEESPVAPRSAYSAAKAGSDLLALAYHRTYGLDVVVTRCSNNYGHYQFPEKVIPLFVTNLLDGGTVPLYGDGLNVRDWLHVSDHCNGIQAALDKGRAGEVYHIGGGTELTNRELTEMLLAATGRTWDAVRPVADRKGHDRRYSLNIDKIRNELGYEPQVTLADGIARTVAWYQDNRGWWEPLKERAAL, encoded by the coding sequence GTGAAACTCTTGGTCACCGGTGGCGCCGGCTTCATCGGCTCGGAATACATCCGCAATCTCCTCGGCGACGCATACGGCACCGGGGGCGTCGAAGTCACAGTTCTCGATAAGTTGACCTACTCCGGGAACATGGCGAATCTCGCGCCGGTCGCCGACGATCCGCGGCTGACCTTCGTCCACGGCGACATCTGCGACGCCGATCTCGTCAACGGCCTGATGCCCGGCCATGACGCGGTGGTGCATTTCGCGGCCGAGACCCATGTGGATCGCGCGTTGCACGGGCCCGCGCAGTTCGTGCAGACCAACGTGGTCGGCACCCAGGTGCTGCTGGACGCCGCACGCAACAGCGGCGTCGGCAGGTTCCTGCACGTCTCCACCGACGAGGTGTACGGCTCGATCGACGAGGGCTCCTGGACGGAGGAGTCGCCGGTGGCCCCCCGCTCCGCGTACTCGGCCGCCAAGGCGGGGTCGGACCTGCTGGCCCTGGCCTACCACCGGACGTACGGCCTGGACGTCGTCGTGACGCGCTGCTCGAACAACTACGGGCACTACCAGTTCCCGGAGAAGGTCATCCCGCTGTTCGTCACGAACCTGCTCGACGGCGGGACCGTGCCGCTCTACGGCGACGGCCTCAACGTCCGCGACTGGCTGCACGTCTCCGACCACTGCAACGGCATCCAGGCGGCGCTGGACAAGGGCCGGGCCGGCGAGGTCTACCACATCGGCGGCGGCACCGAGCTGACCAACCGCGAGCTGACCGAGATGCTCCTGGCCGCCACCGGCCGCACCTGGGACGCCGTCCGTCCGGTGGCCGACCGCAAGGGCCACGACCGCCGCTACTCCCTCAACATCGACAAGATCCGCAACGAGCTCGGCTACGAGCCGCAGGTCACGCTCGCCGACGGCATCGCCCGCACGGTCGCCTGGTATCAGGACAACCGCGGCTGGTGGGAGCCCCTCAAGGAGCGCGCGGCGCTGTGA
- the rfbD gene encoding dTDP-4-dehydrorhamnose reductase: MKVLVTGAGGMLGTDLVTALRAAGITTVAATRDSLDIRVPGDVAAALPGIDVVVNAAAWTDVDRAEAEEAAATAVNGTAVATLAQACARSGARLIQISTDYVFSGQATTPWSETAATDPVSAYGRGKELGERAVLEHLGDRGYVVRTAWLHGAHGRNFVATILRLAADRPTLDVVDDQHGQPTWTCALADQVAQLCLAACAGDAPAGVYHGTAAGQTTWHGLARAVFAERGLDPDRVRPVDTAAFPRPARRPAYSVLGHDRWQAAGIAAQPAWQDQLRAALRQSPDR; the protein is encoded by the coding sequence ATCAAAGTCCTCGTCACCGGGGCCGGCGGGATGCTCGGCACCGACCTCGTCACGGCCCTGCGCGCCGCGGGCATCACGACCGTCGCGGCGACCCGGGACTCACTCGACATCCGGGTGCCCGGCGACGTCGCCGCGGCGCTGCCGGGCATCGACGTCGTCGTCAACGCCGCAGCGTGGACGGACGTCGATCGGGCGGAGGCCGAGGAGGCGGCCGCGACCGCGGTCAACGGCACCGCGGTGGCGACCCTCGCGCAGGCCTGCGCCCGGTCCGGCGCCCGCCTGATCCAGATCTCCACCGACTACGTGTTCTCCGGGCAGGCCACGACACCCTGGTCGGAGACCGCGGCCACCGATCCCGTCAGCGCGTACGGGCGCGGCAAGGAACTGGGCGAGCGGGCGGTGCTGGAGCACCTCGGAGACCGAGGCTACGTCGTCCGGACGGCATGGCTCCACGGCGCTCACGGACGCAATTTCGTGGCCACGATCCTCCGGCTCGCAGCCGATCGGCCGACCCTCGACGTGGTCGACGACCAGCACGGCCAGCCGACCTGGACCTGCGCCCTCGCCGACCAGGTGGCGCAGCTGTGCCTGGCGGCCTGCGCCGGAGACGCGCCGGCGGGCGTGTATCACGGCACCGCCGCCGGCCAGACCACCTGGCACGGGTTGGCTCGGGCCGTGTTCGCCGAGCGCGGGCTCGATCCGGACCGGGTGCGCCCGGTGGACACCGCGGCGTTCCCGCGCCCCGCCAGGCGGCCGGCTTACAGCGTGCTGGGCCACGACCGGTGGCAGGCCGCCGGGATAGCCGCGCAGCCCGCGTGGCAGGACCAACTCCGCGCGGCGCTGCGGCAGTCTCCCGATCGTTGA
- a CDS encoding aldehyde dehydrogenase family protein produces MADRTPYWIAGSPESSDDLVVVRNPYDGRVVGQTANATPEQVENAVAAAAEVAGEAARLPAAARAAALDHVSRRLAERGDEVAALISAENGKPLMWAKAELGRAVSTFRWAAEEARRFSGELMRLDTDPAAAGRMAVVRRFPKGPVLGISPFNFPLNLVAHKVAPAIAVGAPIVVKPAPATPLSALLLGELLAETELPAGMFSVVPVPNERAAALVGDPRLPVVSFTGSGPVGASIQAAVPHKHVTLELGGNAAAVVCGDYADLAWAAQRIALFSNYQAGQSCIAVQRVIVHRDQAEAFVPKLVEAVRGLKSGDPAAADTQVGPMISEAAAERVQSWVDEAVAAGAKVLVGGTRDGATYAPTVLAEVPADAKVACDEVFGPVLVVSTADSDAAAFAAVNDSAFGLQAGVFTSNLQTAFTAHATLQVGGVIVGDVPSFRADQMPYGGVKGSGTGREGLRSAMDDYTDPRVMVLTGLAL; encoded by the coding sequence ATGGCCGATCGCACCCCGTACTGGATCGCCGGTTCCCCGGAGTCCAGTGATGATCTCGTTGTCGTTCGCAATCCCTATGACGGGCGTGTGGTCGGTCAGACCGCCAACGCTACGCCTGAGCAGGTCGAAAACGCGGTAGCGGCCGCCGCGGAGGTGGCCGGCGAAGCCGCCCGGCTGCCCGCCGCCGCCCGCGCCGCCGCACTCGACCACGTCAGCAGGCGGCTGGCCGAGCGGGGCGACGAGGTCGCCGCGCTCATCAGCGCCGAGAACGGCAAGCCCCTCATGTGGGCCAAAGCAGAGCTGGGTCGCGCCGTGTCGACGTTCCGCTGGGCCGCCGAGGAGGCGCGCCGCTTCTCCGGCGAGCTGATGCGGCTGGACACCGACCCCGCCGCGGCCGGGCGGATGGCCGTGGTGCGGCGCTTCCCCAAGGGGCCGGTGCTGGGCATCAGCCCCTTCAACTTCCCGCTGAACCTGGTCGCGCACAAGGTCGCCCCGGCGATCGCGGTCGGCGCGCCGATCGTGGTCAAGCCGGCTCCGGCCACGCCGCTGTCCGCGCTGCTGCTGGGCGAGCTGCTGGCCGAGACCGAGCTGCCCGCGGGCATGTTCTCCGTGGTGCCGGTGCCCAACGAGCGCGCCGCGGCGCTGGTCGGCGATCCGCGGCTGCCGGTGGTGTCGTTCACCGGGTCCGGCCCGGTCGGCGCGTCGATCCAGGCCGCGGTGCCGCACAAGCACGTGACTCTGGAGCTGGGCGGCAACGCCGCCGCGGTGGTCTGCGGCGACTATGCCGACCTGGCCTGGGCGGCCCAGCGCATCGCCCTGTTCAGCAACTACCAGGCCGGGCAGAGCTGCATCGCGGTGCAGCGGGTGATCGTGCACCGCGACCAGGCAGAGGCCTTCGTGCCCAAGCTCGTCGAGGCGGTGCGGGGCCTCAAGTCCGGCGACCCGGCCGCGGCCGACACCCAGGTCGGTCCGATGATCAGCGAGGCGGCCGCGGAGCGCGTGCAGAGCTGGGTGGACGAGGCCGTCGCGGCGGGTGCGAAGGTGCTGGTCGGGGGCACCCGCGACGGTGCGACGTACGCGCCGACCGTGCTGGCCGAGGTGCCCGCCGACGCCAAGGTGGCCTGCGACGAGGTGTTCGGGCCGGTGCTCGTCGTGTCCACGGCGGACTCCGACGCCGCCGCGTTCGCCGCGGTCAACGACTCGGCGTTCGGCCTGCAGGCGGGCGTGTTCACGAGCAACCTGCAGACCGCGTTCACCGCGCACGCGACGTTGCAGGTCGGTGGCGTGATCGTCGGCGACGTGCCGTCGTTCCGCGCCGACCAGATGCCGTACGGCGGCGTGAAGGGCTCCGGCACCGGCCGCGAGGGCCTGCGCAGCGCGATGGACGACTACACCGACCCGCGGGTCATGGTGCTGACCGGTCTCGCGCTCTGA